In Gouania willdenowi chromosome 17, fGouWil2.1, whole genome shotgun sequence, one DNA window encodes the following:
- the kcnmb3 gene encoding calcium-activated potassium channel subunit beta-3, whose product MFLNKASSGRSFSIPISINLRGARRRQTREILDAALPQDQDWIRGASEGRGGPGARSQVPESSVGEEKAVLLGFFMMAFSVLMFFVVGITTVKPFVNSKWEEHADCVLLQTLVPDEWVDCRGVSEVPCLRARVNLSSTNQEAFLHLDEEPVLLHTECFYIPKCHMERKSVEEEVMKVKISLDQHVGISSWCLSDPSRHPNHVILNRKFTLSKALLALLWPCLMLGGGALLVGLVKLTQCLAHVCAEVSSEAAGERHAQTKVYRLMRRSSLRS is encoded by the exons ATGTTCCTAAACAAGGCCTCTTCAGGTCGCTCGTTCAGCATTCCCATCAGCATCAACCTGCGTGGAGCACGAAGGAGACAGACACG AGAGATCCTGGATGCGGCCTTACCTCAGGACCAGGACTGGATCCGGGGGGCCTCAGAGGGCCGTGGAGGCCCCGGGGCCCGTTCCCAGGTTCCAGAGTCCAGTGTAGGGGAGGAGAAAGCTGTGCTGCTGGGGTTCTTCATGATGGCGTTCTCTGTGCTCATGTTCTTTGTGGTGGGAATCACTACCGTCAAACCCTTCGTCAACAG taagTGGGAGGAGCATGCTGACTGTGTGCTCCTGCAGACCCTGGTCCCTGATGAGTGGGTGGACTGTAGGGGGGTCAGTGAGGTCCCCTGCCTCAGAGCCAGGGTCAACCTCagctccaccaatcaggaggcTTTCCTTCACCTGGATGAAGAACCTGTGCTGCTGCACACAGAG TGCTTCTACATCCCAAAGTGTCACATGGAGAGGAAGAGTGTGGAAGAGGAAGTGATGAAGGTGAAGATCAGCCTGGACCAGCATGTGGGCATCAGCTCCTGGTGTCTCTCAGACCCCTCCAGACATCCTAACCATGTGATCCTGAACAGGAAGTTCACTCTGAGCAAAGCTCTGCTGGCCCTGCTGTGGCCCTGTCTGATGTTGGGGGGCGGGGCTCTGCTGGTGGGCCTGGTCAAGCTCACACAGTGTTTAGCACACGTGTGTGCTGAGGTCAGCAGTGAAGCAGCAGGAGAACGTCACGCTCAGACTAAAGTCTACAGACTCATGAGGAGGTCCAGTCTACGGTCCTGA